In Anaerobacillus isosaccharinicus, one genomic interval encodes:
- a CDS encoding MBL fold metallo-hydrolase, with translation MTIFLCVALVGCNSQPNEVEEVKVETKETTNDAEQDQETPKSENETKQAIDPIVEPINGAAEIHFIDVGQGDATLLVGPNFTVLIDAGRHDRNDVVPYLKSVGVWEIDLLVGTHPHADHIGQMDKVLEAFPVKEVWMSGDPHTSRTFEHVLNAILDHDVDYYEPRAGEQFEIGSLLLKIVNPVKLSGDFHEGSIGLVATFGEVSILFTGDAEKQTEEAMLARKEPVQAQIFQLGHHGSSTSNIEKFLNAVSPEVTIYSAGADNSYGHPHREVIDRLGKMNIPVYGTVENGTIVITTDGSSYAVLASEVTNGKEEQAKKEVEKLPSPPVGTCIDVNTASLQELQRITHVGEERARQLVELRPFHNIDELTRINGIGAGRLKDIKAEGLACVN, from the coding sequence ATGACAATTTTTCTTTGTGTGGCTTTAGTTGGCTGTAATTCCCAACCAAATGAAGTAGAAGAAGTTAAAGTAGAAACGAAGGAAACTACGAACGATGCAGAGCAAGATCAAGAAACTCCGAAGTCCGAAAACGAAACAAAACAAGCGATAGACCCAATAGTTGAGCCTATTAATGGTGCAGCAGAAATCCACTTTATTGATGTTGGTCAAGGTGATGCCACCCTATTAGTAGGACCGAATTTTACGGTTTTGATTGATGCTGGGCGTCACGATCGTAACGATGTTGTACCTTATCTAAAATCAGTAGGTGTTTGGGAGATTGATTTATTAGTAGGGACACACCCTCACGCTGATCATATTGGACAGATGGATAAAGTTCTTGAAGCTTTTCCTGTTAAGGAGGTCTGGATGAGTGGCGATCCACATACATCTAGAACTTTTGAGCACGTCCTAAACGCGATTTTAGATCACGATGTCGATTACTATGAACCAAGAGCTGGCGAGCAATTCGAAATTGGTTCACTTCTGCTCAAAATAGTAAATCCAGTAAAGTTATCGGGAGATTTCCATGAGGGAAGCATTGGTTTAGTCGCTACTTTTGGTGAGGTCTCGATTTTGTTTACTGGTGATGCTGAGAAGCAAACAGAAGAAGCTATGTTAGCTAGGAAAGAACCGGTCCAGGCACAAATCTTTCAATTAGGGCACCACGGATCAAGTACTTCAAATATTGAAAAGTTTCTAAATGCGGTTAGTCCTGAAGTTACTATTTATTCAGCGGGTGCCGACAATTCCTATGGGCATCCTCATCGTGAAGTAATTGATAGGCTTGGTAAAATGAATATACCTGTCTATGGGACGGTGGAAAATGGGACAATTGTTATTACAACGGATGGTTCATCTTATGCAGTACTTGCAAGTGAAGTAACAAATGGAAAAGAAGAACAAGCAAAAAAGGAAGTTGAAAAATTACCGTCTCCACCAGTTGGAACTTGTATTGATGTTAATACTGCCTCACTTCAGGAGTTACAAAGAATAACCCATGTCGGTGAGGAACGAGCACGCCAATTAGTTGAATTGCGTCCATTTCACAATATTGACGAGCTTACACGAATCAATGGAATTGGAGCAGGTAGGCTGAAGGATATTAAGGCAGAAGGTTTGGCATGTGTTAACTAA
- a CDS encoding zinc ribbon domain-containing protein, whose protein sequence is MNTRKAYRMLVVVLFFAFVSLISRSIIYLILSVAIATMIIFLLSSAKKARIEHGENYKQINSPSKDQNIGLHKFLIVTTVIGGLILGYGSLFFAENSIFHQFVTIPEQLYLAILIIIAGFIIVLTSLYYIILELLGGGTPKKKRIPHAKTIFCGHCGAKNKADHKYCSSCGTELT, encoded by the coding sequence ATGAATACGCGTAAAGCTTATCGAATGCTAGTAGTAGTATTGTTTTTTGCGTTTGTTAGTTTAATTTCAAGATCAATTATTTATTTAATATTATCGGTAGCAATTGCAACAATGATTATTTTTTTATTAAGTAGTGCAAAGAAGGCGAGAATTGAGCATGGTGAGAACTATAAACAAATAAATAGTCCTAGCAAAGATCAAAATATAGGATTACATAAATTCTTAATCGTCACAACGGTAATCGGTGGACTTATCTTAGGGTACGGTTCTTTATTTTTTGCAGAGAATTCGATTTTTCATCAATTTGTGACTATACCTGAGCAGCTTTACTTGGCTATACTAATTATTATTGCAGGCTTTATTATTGTGCTTACTAGTTTGTATTATATTATTTTGGAATTACTTGGCGGCGGAACCCCAAAAAAGAAACGTATACCACATGCTAAAACTATTTTTTGCGGTCATTGTGGTGCTAAAAATAAAGCAGATCATAAGTACTGTTCAAGTTGTGGAACAGAGTTAACGTAA
- a CDS encoding S8 family peptidase → MRRLATMFSIVMIGVIAIWYATAHQGEEFHGQGHMSMLQQQALDAVMAEDLALTTSMFIDQLKNQLLRWSEQDFSNDEFHAEFQEELLNHHHFEGFAVFNHDGKIENLAGDIHEQDLIKLSHEIDGLESSDPYTKNGNEYMLVGCTTPDGKKVIGEVDLSFVKKYVRDLAHVVDANGNLFIGGSEAEVEFEGEGIRAKGASKIVTELGWEIVVQSEPDGLKDEDHYVEHEVILSFVEGVNGDQWIKTSPLTLVKNGGPYYVVRDETRPTDQLVYELSLLEEVETVEPNYFYTKQRQEPFVRRQGEIVPNDEFYEPYQWNLSQIFAEIGWNITSGAKDVPIAILDSGADPDHEDLKDRILYGYNAFKDDGEYFDEHGHGTHVAGITAATTNNITGIAGVSWANPLLPVKVLNENAEGTAFEVANGIRWATDNGAKVINMSLGDTFNSRIMHDAIRYAYKNDVVLIAAAGNDNVETPMYPAAYEEVIAVSAVDNQRHKAIFSNFGNHIDVTAPGEHIPSTFLDNAYVMMSGTSMAAPHVAGLAGLIRSINPELTNVEVAEIIISTANDIGPIGFDPYYGYGEINVVKALQQLTNGQKGR, encoded by the coding sequence ATGCGTCGTTTAGCTACGATGTTTAGTATTGTCATGATAGGAGTTATCGCGATCTGGTATGCCACAGCTCACCAGGGCGAAGAGTTTCATGGACAGGGCCACATGTCAATGTTACAGCAACAAGCCCTCGATGCAGTTATGGCGGAAGATTTAGCCTTAACAACATCCATGTTTATTGATCAGCTTAAAAATCAATTATTACGTTGGAGTGAACAGGATTTTTCAAATGATGAATTTCATGCTGAGTTTCAGGAAGAATTACTTAACCACCATCATTTCGAGGGATTTGCCGTTTTTAATCATGATGGTAAAATCGAAAATCTAGCAGGGGATATACATGAACAGGACCTAATAAAGCTTAGTCATGAAATTGATGGTCTAGAGAGTTCTGACCCCTATACAAAAAATGGGAACGAATATATGCTTGTAGGATGTACAACACCTGACGGGAAAAAAGTCATTGGTGAGGTGGACTTGTCATTTGTGAAAAAATATGTTCGTGATTTAGCCCACGTTGTTGATGCTAATGGAAACCTTTTTATTGGTGGATCAGAAGCAGAGGTGGAATTCGAAGGTGAAGGTATTCGGGCAAAAGGGGCATCAAAAATAGTGACTGAACTCGGATGGGAAATTGTTGTTCAATCAGAGCCTGATGGGCTAAAAGATGAAGATCACTATGTAGAACATGAAGTAATATTAAGTTTTGTTGAAGGGGTTAATGGAGACCAATGGATAAAAACATCCCCACTAACTTTGGTGAAAAATGGTGGTCCATATTATGTTGTACGTGATGAAACTAGACCGACTGATCAATTAGTATATGAATTAAGTTTATTAGAAGAAGTTGAAACGGTAGAACCAAACTATTTTTATACGAAGCAAAGACAAGAACCTTTTGTAAGAAGACAAGGTGAGATCGTTCCAAATGATGAATTTTACGAACCGTATCAATGGAATTTATCACAAATATTCGCAGAAATCGGATGGAATATTACGAGTGGAGCAAAAGATGTTCCAATCGCGATCCTGGATAGTGGTGCCGACCCTGATCATGAGGATTTAAAGGATCGAATTTTATATGGGTATAATGCGTTTAAGGATGATGGTGAATATTTTGATGAACACGGACATGGAACTCATGTTGCTGGAATAACTGCAGCTACAACAAATAACATAACAGGAATAGCGGGTGTTTCATGGGCTAATCCACTGCTGCCAGTAAAGGTATTGAATGAAAATGCCGAAGGTACTGCGTTTGAAGTTGCAAATGGAATCCGTTGGGCAACAGACAATGGAGCAAAAGTGATTAATATGAGTCTTGGTGATACGTTTAACTCCAGAATTATGCATGATGCAATTAGATATGCTTATAAAAATGATGTTGTTTTAATTGCAGCAGCAGGGAATGATAACGTAGAAACTCCAATGTACCCAGCCGCGTATGAAGAAGTTATTGCTGTATCAGCTGTAGATAATCAAAGGCATAAAGCGATATTTTCAAACTTCGGGAATCATATTGATGTAACCGCACCTGGAGAGCATATCCCAAGTACGTTCTTAGATAATGCTTATGTAATGATGTCTGGAACTTCTATGGCCGCACCGCATGTTGCTGGGCTGGCAGGTTTAATTCGATCAATAAATCCTGAGTTGACAAATGTGGAAGTTGCTGAAATCATAATTTCAACAGCAAATGATATTGGACCTATTGGCTTTGACCCTTACTATGGATATGGAGAAATAAATGTAGTAAAAGCATTACAACAATTAACTAATGGTCAAAAAGGTCGTTAA
- the ppsA gene encoding phosphoenolpyruvate synthase, which translates to MASFQYIRWFKEIAKDDIPLVGGKGANLGELTQNGVNVPPGFCVTATAYSDFIKERDIDKKINSIINNIECENTTELQIKSQQIRSLIEKTDMLESVEKEIREAYAQFSSQVGLESPRVAVRSSATAEDLPEASFAGQQDTYLEISGINEVIKHVKKCWASLWTARAIYYRENQGFSHFDVSLSTVVQKMVDSEKSGVLFTANPVTNNRNEIMINASWGLGEAVVSGIVTPDEYLVDKSTLRITEKQIATKNVIVVKHKEKVGTVEVAVKDYLGYEHVTAQCLLDDEIKYLCKNSLTIEEIYHAPQDIEWALDADTKELYILQARPITTLKEEEGGETMEVKIERRPLVRGLAASPGMISGIVRKIKDITEISRVEKGDILVTVMTNPDMIPALKRAAAVVTDEGGRTCHAAIVSRELGIPCIVGAGTATDVLQEGMEVTVDATRGVVYSGKMVAEKKQENTASSSQATINDALLAQLAPITGTKVYMNLGESEMIHKYKNLPFDGIGLMRTEFIFSNIIGAHPMYLVKTGQQEFFVNKMADAITTAAEVLYPKPVVVRLSDFRSNEFRGLEGGEEVEPIEANPMIGWRGVSRYISPDYEAGFRLECQAIRKVREEYGLTNVYVMLPFVRTTWEVVKVKEIMAEEGLVQNNEFKIWIMAEVPSVVFAAEEFAQLVDGFSIGSNDLTQLIMGADRDSGILNSMGYFDERSPSVKAAIRTLIQAAHKYGKTISICGQGPSLYPEFTEFLVNEGIDSISVNPDTINYTRRLIASVEQKIILNKLRNL; encoded by the coding sequence TTGGCATCATTTCAATATATTCGTTGGTTTAAAGAGATAGCAAAAGACGATATTCCATTAGTAGGTGGGAAAGGTGCAAATTTAGGTGAGTTAACACAAAACGGTGTCAATGTTCCACCTGGTTTCTGTGTTACCGCAACGGCTTATAGTGACTTCATTAAAGAACGTGACATAGATAAGAAAATCAATAGTATCATTAACAACATTGAGTGTGAAAACACAACAGAATTACAAATAAAGTCACAACAAATTCGCAGTTTGATTGAAAAAACAGATATGTTAGAGTCTGTTGAAAAAGAAATTCGTGAAGCATATGCACAGTTTAGTAGTCAAGTAGGCCTTGAATCGCCTCGTGTCGCTGTGCGTAGTTCAGCTACAGCAGAAGACTTACCTGAAGCATCTTTCGCAGGTCAACAAGACACATATTTAGAGATTTCGGGTATTAATGAAGTCATTAAACATGTTAAGAAGTGTTGGGCATCTTTATGGACGGCACGCGCGATCTACTACCGTGAAAATCAAGGATTTAGCCATTTTGACGTATCACTTAGTACTGTTGTACAAAAAATGGTGGATAGCGAAAAATCAGGGGTACTTTTTACAGCAAACCCTGTAACAAATAACAGAAATGAAATAATGATCAACGCTAGCTGGGGGTTAGGCGAAGCAGTTGTTTCTGGAATTGTAACTCCTGATGAGTATTTAGTTGATAAATCAACACTTAGGATTACAGAAAAGCAAATTGCAACGAAAAACGTAATCGTAGTAAAGCACAAGGAAAAAGTAGGTACTGTTGAAGTGGCTGTAAAAGATTACTTAGGCTACGAGCATGTGACTGCTCAATGTTTGTTAGACGATGAAATAAAATATTTATGTAAAAATAGTTTAACAATTGAAGAGATTTATCATGCACCCCAAGATATTGAATGGGCATTAGATGCTGATACGAAAGAACTTTATATATTACAGGCTCGTCCAATTACAACACTTAAGGAAGAAGAAGGTGGAGAAACAATGGAAGTAAAGATTGAACGTCGTCCACTTGTCCGTGGTTTAGCGGCATCTCCAGGAATGATTAGTGGTATTGTTAGGAAAATCAAAGATATCACTGAAATTTCCCGCGTTGAAAAAGGCGATATTCTAGTTACTGTCATGACAAACCCTGATATGATCCCTGCACTAAAAAGAGCTGCAGCAGTTGTAACAGACGAAGGTGGCCGAACTTGTCACGCAGCAATCGTTTCAAGAGAATTAGGAATTCCTTGTATTGTTGGTGCGGGTACAGCTACAGATGTTCTTCAAGAAGGAATGGAAGTAACTGTTGATGCAACAAGAGGTGTTGTCTACAGTGGTAAAATGGTAGCAGAAAAGAAACAAGAAAACACGGCATCTAGTTCACAAGCAACAATTAACGATGCTTTATTAGCACAACTTGCTCCGATAACAGGAACGAAGGTCTACATGAACTTAGGTGAATCAGAAATGATTCATAAGTATAAAAACTTACCTTTTGATGGTATTGGCTTAATGAGAACTGAATTTATTTTCTCAAATATTATCGGTGCTCATCCAATGTATCTAGTGAAAACGGGTCAACAAGAGTTTTTCGTTAACAAAATGGCAGATGCCATTACAACAGCAGCAGAGGTACTTTATCCAAAACCAGTAGTAGTTCGTTTGAGTGACTTCAGATCTAATGAATTCCGTGGCTTAGAAGGTGGAGAAGAAGTAGAGCCGATCGAAGCGAATCCAATGATCGGTTGGCGTGGAGTTTCAAGGTACATCTCTCCAGATTACGAGGCAGGCTTCCGTTTAGAGTGTCAAGCAATCAGAAAAGTAAGAGAAGAATACGGCTTAACAAATGTATACGTCATGCTTCCGTTCGTTCGTACAACTTGGGAAGTAGTAAAAGTTAAGGAGATTATGGCTGAAGAAGGTTTAGTCCAAAATAACGAATTCAAAATTTGGATTATGGCTGAAGTACCATCTGTAGTATTTGCAGCTGAAGAATTCGCCCAATTAGTCGATGGTTTCAGTATTGGAAGTAACGATTTAACACAATTAATTATGGGTGCTGACCGTGATTCAGGCATTTTAAATAGCATGGGTTACTTTGATGAAAGAAGTCCGTCTGTAAAAGCTGCGATTAGAACGTTAATTCAGGCAGCTCACAAATACGGAAAAACAATCTCAATTTGTGGTCAAGGCCCTTCCCTTTACCCAGAGTTTACGGAGTTCCTTGTAAATGAGGGGATTGATAGCATAAGTGTGAATCCGGATACAATTAATTACACAAGAAGACTAATTGCATCCGTTGAGCAAAAAATTATTTTAAACAAATTACGAAATTTATAA
- a CDS encoding TolB family protein, producing the protein MIQFPKPDVDQFFRTYVITNFAVSKDESKLIFSSNLNGKQNLWAIDFPNQFPYLFAQVDQQCNFIKFDQENRYVLAGFDHDGDENYQIYALPTEGGKPQPLVTGEQSDKYFFSDLSKDGQRLYYMTSKENAQFLNIHRYDLKTNEDTIIQKGEGAPTFMAAMAPDESSFVTISSLANTYQLGYVVVDGEKRLLTPNKDEVHIVSSPVYIDEKMLYFITNYGEEYSYIASYDLETGEFNEVLKVESESVTDLKWNKKLNTFYFVTEKGAFLLEVFSGT; encoded by the coding sequence ATGATTCAATTTCCAAAACCAGATGTGGACCAGTTTTTCCGTACATATGTTATTACAAATTTTGCAGTTAGTAAAGATGAGAGTAAACTCATTTTCAGCAGTAATTTAAATGGTAAGCAAAATTTATGGGCAATCGATTTTCCGAATCAGTTTCCTTATTTATTTGCACAAGTTGATCAACAATGTAATTTCATAAAGTTTGATCAAGAAAATCGCTATGTGTTAGCTGGGTTTGATCATGACGGTGATGAAAACTATCAAATTTACGCGCTTCCAACTGAAGGCGGGAAGCCACAACCACTAGTAACGGGTGAGCAAAGCGACAAATACTTTTTTTCAGATTTATCGAAAGATGGCCAAAGGCTTTACTATATGACGAGTAAAGAAAATGCTCAATTTTTAAATATTCATCGTTATGATTTAAAAACGAATGAAGATACGATCATTCAAAAAGGAGAAGGGGCACCCACCTTTATGGCTGCTATGGCTCCAGATGAAAGTAGCTTTGTAACTATTAGTTCTCTAGCTAATACATATCAATTAGGGTACGTAGTTGTAGATGGTGAAAAACGGTTACTAACACCTAACAAAGACGAAGTTCATATTGTATCAAGTCCTGTTTATATCGATGAAAAAATGCTATATTTTATAACAAATTATGGTGAAGAGTACTCGTACATTGCGTCATATGACTTAGAAACTGGAGAGTTTAATGAAGTTCTCAAGGTAGAATCAGAAAGTGTAACCGATTTAAAGTGGAATAAAAAACTGAATACGTTTTACTTTGTTACTGAAAAAGGAGCATTCCTGTTAGAAGTATTTTCGGGGACTTGA
- a CDS encoding MFS transporter gives MWIANFLVAASATMILPFLSLYIGTFGEFSSAYIQKWSGFVFGITFLTAFLISPIWGRFGDKHGRKKILLITGFGIAISVFLMGYASSVTELFFLRLFMGLVTGFIPTSIALISAQTDKKRAGKVLATVQTGTVSGGLFGPLIGGSLVDVVGFQYTFILTSSVIALATFIVAIGIKEVVGNEKEKGKKIYSRKEVFNLVFQSKLLLAVMLISFFIQTANFSIQPLLALYVNELTVNTTNLAFLAGLAFSITGLGNLLSTRSWGNLGDKIGHGKVLIICLILSVVFFIPQAFVTNIWQLVFLRFLYGIQVGGLIPCMTAYIRQLAPLSVQGEILGYNQSFRFLGNVIGPVLGGLLSGYFGISFVFYFASSLFLVGLGILWFALKAEEVTVKADAHILKKVKDL, from the coding sequence ATGTGGATTGCTAACTTTTTAGTTGCAGCTAGTGCAACGATGATTTTGCCTTTTTTGTCGTTGTACATTGGAACATTTGGCGAGTTTTCAAGTGCTTATATTCAAAAATGGTCAGGATTTGTATTTGGAATTACATTTTTAACGGCCTTTTTAATTTCACCAATTTGGGGAAGATTTGGTGATAAACATGGCCGGAAAAAAATCTTATTAATTACTGGCTTTGGTATCGCAATAAGTGTATTTTTGATGGGTTATGCTTCTTCTGTCACAGAGTTATTCTTTTTAAGATTGTTCATGGGTCTTGTAACTGGATTTATTCCTACTTCAATCGCCCTAATATCTGCTCAAACAGATAAAAAGCGTGCAGGGAAAGTGTTAGCTACTGTGCAAACTGGAACTGTTTCTGGTGGCCTTTTTGGACCACTTATCGGTGGTAGTTTAGTAGATGTTGTTGGTTTTCAATACACATTCATCCTAACGTCTTCTGTTATTGCTTTAGCTACTTTTATCGTCGCAATTGGTATTAAGGAAGTAGTGGGGAATGAAAAGGAAAAAGGGAAGAAAATTTATAGTCGAAAAGAAGTATTCAACCTGGTCTTTCAAAGCAAGTTGCTGCTAGCAGTCATGCTTATTTCTTTTTTCATTCAAACAGCTAACTTTAGCATTCAACCGTTACTTGCCCTTTATGTCAATGAATTAACGGTTAATACAACAAATTTGGCGTTTCTAGCTGGTTTGGCTTTTTCAATTACTGGTCTAGGAAATTTATTGTCAACTAGGAGTTGGGGGAATTTAGGTGACAAGATCGGCCACGGAAAGGTACTAATTATTTGTCTCATCTTATCAGTTGTATTCTTTATTCCGCAAGCGTTTGTCACAAACATCTGGCAACTTGTGTTTCTAAGATTTTTGTATGGAATTCAAGTGGGTGGATTAATCCCATGTATGACAGCATATATAAGGCAATTGGCCCCACTATCTGTTCAAGGTGAAATATTAGGTTACAATCAAAGCTTTCGATTTTTAGGAAATGTCATAGGACCAGTGCTAGGTGGTCTTCTGTCAGGTTATTTTGGAATTTCATTCGTATTTTATTTTGCATCGTCACTATTTCTAGTCGGACTGGGGATCCTTTGGTTTGCTCTTAAAGCCGAAGAAGTCACGGTCAAAGCAGATGCGCATATATTAAAAAAAGTGAAAGATTTATAA
- a CDS encoding IS110 family transposase has translation MNFKQNEKINQVTEKTLVVGMDIAKRTHFACFTDDRGRVLQKSFPVSQSHDGFEQFYQKILAALREHDKSEVIVGIEPTGHYWLNLAYFLEDLGISLVMTNPMHVKRSKELDDNLPTKHDRKDALVIARLVKDGRFSYPRILKDMEAELRAGSTFRSKLTEELGAVKNMMIRWLDRYFPEFTQVFPSFGKMALAVLECTPFPSDLHERQLEEVMTLYREVDGIKSPQKPKAMRLIEVAANSIGITEGRQMARYEITTLVQRYHQLEKKIDDITQQLVELVQTSVEYESLKTVPGLGDSTIVDLLAEIGSFSHYEDPRQLIKLAGLTLRENSSGQHKGQKRISKRGRRKLRALLFRVMMPMLRHNEAFRKLHEYYTNRSINPLRKKQSIVVLCGKLLKVLHGISTKHKAFDAQRMMRDIPSLVEAV, from the coding sequence ATGAATTTTAAACAAAACGAAAAAATAAATCAAGTCACTGAAAAGACACTCGTTGTTGGAATGGACATTGCGAAACGAACTCATTTCGCTTGTTTTACCGATGATCGTGGACGCGTGCTCCAAAAATCATTTCCTGTTTCTCAATCACATGATGGCTTTGAACAATTTTATCAGAAAATTTTAGCGGCACTAAGAGAACATGATAAATCGGAAGTCATCGTCGGTATTGAGCCTACAGGGCATTATTGGCTTAATCTAGCCTACTTTCTAGAGGATCTTGGTATTTCTCTTGTCATGACCAATCCGATGCATGTGAAACGATCAAAAGAGTTGGATGACAACCTTCCAACAAAGCATGATCGTAAAGATGCGTTAGTGATTGCCCGCTTGGTCAAAGATGGCCGTTTCAGCTACCCAAGAATATTAAAAGATATGGAAGCTGAGCTTCGTGCAGGTTCGACTTTTAGAAGTAAATTGACAGAGGAGTTGGGTGCTGTCAAAAATATGATGATTCGCTGGTTAGATCGTTATTTTCCTGAGTTTACACAAGTGTTTCCCTCGTTTGGGAAAATGGCGTTAGCAGTACTGGAATGTACACCATTTCCAAGTGATCTTCATGAGAGACAACTTGAAGAGGTAATGACTCTTTATCGAGAGGTTGATGGGATAAAATCTCCTCAGAAACCGAAAGCTATGCGCCTAATTGAAGTCGCTGCAAATTCAATTGGAATAACTGAAGGACGTCAGATGGCCCGTTATGAAATCACCACACTCGTTCAACGTTATCACCAATTAGAAAAAAAAATCGATGACATCACACAACAATTAGTAGAACTCGTACAAACTTCTGTAGAATACGAATCGCTCAAGACGGTTCCGGGTCTTGGAGACTCGACAATCGTTGACCTTCTAGCTGAAATCGGTAGCTTTTCACACTATGAAGATCCACGCCAACTTATCAAACTAGCGGGACTTACATTACGTGAAAATTCATCGGGGCAGCACAAAGGCCAAAAACGTATTTCTAAACGAGGAAGAAGGAAGTTACGAGCACTCCTATTTCGTGTCATGATGCCGATGCTCCGTCACAATGAAGCATTTCGTAAACTACATGAATATTACACGAATCGCTCGATCAATCCGTTACGTAAGAAGCAGTCAATTGTGGTCCTTTGCGGAAAACTACTAAAAGTTTTACATGGAATTAGTACAAAGCACAAAGCATTCGATGCACAGCGAATGATGAGGGATATCCCTAGTCTCGTAGAGGCTGTATAA
- a CDS encoding patatin-like phospholipase family protein → MEKVGLVLEGGGMRGVYTGGVLEYFQDHQLYFPYVVGVSAGACNGASYVSRQKGRNHQVTIDLVNHPNYISYKNFIRKKELFGMDFIFDEIPNKLVPFDYKTFWEVPQKFYIGTTDCHTGAPTYFEKSECSREGLSTVLKASSSIPLLAPIVSYNGKDLLDGGVSEPIPINKSIKDGNTKHVVILTRPQGYRKEKQRFSWLLHKPYRRYPKLIETMKMRHAMYNSSLQFIEEEEKKENVFVLRPSIPLKVGRIERDKDKLTELYQLGYNDARKQYSKLNKWLEQ, encoded by the coding sequence GTGGAGAAAGTTGGACTAGTTTTAGAGGGTGGTGGAATGAGAGGGGTTTATACTGGGGGAGTTCTAGAATATTTTCAAGACCACCAATTATACTTTCCCTATGTCGTCGGCGTTTCTGCTGGTGCTTGTAATGGAGCTTCTTATGTTTCGAGGCAAAAGGGGCGAAACCACCAGGTAACGATTGATCTTGTTAATCATCCAAATTATATATCGTATAAGAATTTCATACGGAAAAAAGAGCTTTTTGGAATGGATTTTATCTTTGATGAAATACCAAACAAACTTGTCCCATTTGATTATAAGACGTTTTGGGAAGTGCCTCAAAAGTTTTATATCGGTACAACAGATTGTCATACAGGTGCCCCTACGTATTTTGAAAAAAGTGAATGTTCTCGTGAAGGATTGTCAACAGTATTAAAAGCTTCTAGTTCCATACCGTTATTGGCTCCTATAGTTTCTTATAATGGTAAGGATTTATTAGACGGGGGAGTGAGCGAGCCAATTCCAATCAATAAATCAATAAAAGATGGAAATACCAAACATGTAGTGATCTTAACAAGGCCCCAAGGTTACCGGAAAGAAAAACAACGTTTTAGTTGGTTGCTACATAAACCTTACAGACGATATCCTAAGTTAATCGAGACTATGAAAATGCGACATGCAATGTATAACTCTTCACTTCAATTTATTGAAGAAGAGGAAAAGAAGGAAAATGTCTTTGTATTAAGGCCATCTATTCCATTAAAAGTGGGCCGGATTGAACGGGATAAAGACAAATTGACAGAGTTATATCAACTAGGATATAACGACGCGAGAAAACAATATTCTAAATTAAATAAATGGTTAGAACAATAA